Proteins encoded together in one Polypterus senegalus isolate Bchr_013 chromosome 16, ASM1683550v1, whole genome shotgun sequence window:
- the LOC120516542 gene encoding uncharacterized protein C1orf115-like — protein MKRGHKFKAKLQREDESRIVDVHEEVRDPLSGQNTSNNGQRGEAEKSRQSAKQVHFAFLPDKYEPLEEEDEEKEARKAEKKHKKKKKYKKYRKNVGKALRFGWRCLVLGLQGFTAGYSAPFTSTSTLIPEKR, from the exons ATGAAGAGAGGACACAAGTTTAAAGCAAAGCTGCAACGTGAAGATGAGTCCAGAATTGTGGACGTTCACGAGGAAGTCAGGGACCCCCTGTCGGGGCAGAATACCTCCAACAACGGGCAAAGGGGGGAGGCCGAGAAAAGCAGGCAGTCAGCAAAACAAGTTCACTTTGCCTTCCTGCCTGATAAGTATGAGCCTttggaagaagaagatgaagaaaaggaAGCACGTAAAGCGGagaaaaaacacaagaagaagaagaaatacaaaAAGTATCGGAAG AATGTTGGCAAAGCTTTGAGGTTTGGGTGGCGCTGCCTTGTGTTGGGACTTCAAGGCTTCACTGCTGGCTACTCGGCCCCCTTCACTTCGACTTCTACTTTGATACCCGAGAAACGTTGA